From the genome of Methylomonas sp. UP202, one region includes:
- a CDS encoding nickel-dependent hydrogenase large subunit, translating to MTVTATPNGFHLNDAGRRVVVDPVTRIEGHMRCEVNIDEENIIRNAVSSGTMWRGLEVILKGRDPRDAWAFVQRICGVCTGTHALTSVRAVEDALKIKIPENANSIRNIMQLSLQAHDHLVHFYHLHALDWVNPVNALKADPVATSALQQQISPSNPKSSPGYFRDTQNRLKKFVESGQLGPFKNGYWSNPAYLLPPEADLLAVTHYLEALDFQKDIMKIRTIFGGKDPHPNWLVGGVPCAINVDGVGAVGAVNMERLNLISSIIDRTITFIDQIYIPDLLAIAQFYKGWLYGGGISGQSLLSYGDIPDKANDYSAANLLMPRGAIINGDLSKVHEVDLTDPKQIQEFVPHSWYKYPDEAAGLHPWDGITDPNYKLGSNTKGDRTHIKELDESAKYSWIKAPRWRGHAMEVGPLARYVIGYAQGNKEITEQINFVLKTLDVPVSALFSTLGRTAARGLEAQWAAGKMRYFMDKLIANVKAGDLATANVERWDPDTWPSSVKGVGFTEAPRGALGHWLKIEDTKIANYQCVVPTTWNGSPRDEHGNIGAFEASLMNTKVERPEEPVEILRTLHSFDPCLACSTHVMSPDGQELTQVKVR from the coding sequence ATGACCGTCACTGCTACCCCCAACGGTTTTCATTTGAACGACGCCGGCCGCCGCGTGGTGGTCGATCCGGTCACGCGGATCGAAGGCCACATGCGCTGCGAAGTCAATATCGACGAGGAAAACATTATTCGCAACGCGGTGTCCAGCGGCACCATGTGGCGCGGCCTGGAAGTGATTTTAAAAGGCCGCGATCCGCGCGACGCCTGGGCCTTCGTGCAACGCATTTGCGGCGTCTGCACCGGCACCCACGCCTTGACCTCGGTGCGCGCGGTCGAGGACGCGTTGAAAATCAAGATTCCGGAAAACGCCAACTCGATCCGCAACATCATGCAGCTCAGCCTGCAGGCGCACGACCACTTGGTGCATTTCTATCATTTGCACGCGCTGGATTGGGTCAACCCGGTCAACGCGCTGAAAGCCGATCCGGTCGCGACGTCCGCGTTGCAACAACAGATTTCGCCGAGCAATCCCAAGTCCTCGCCCGGCTATTTCCGTGACACCCAAAACCGTCTGAAAAAATTCGTCGAATCCGGCCAACTCGGTCCGTTCAAAAACGGCTACTGGAGCAATCCGGCCTATTTGCTGCCGCCGGAAGCCGATTTGCTGGCCGTGACCCACTATCTGGAAGCGCTGGATTTTCAAAAAGACATCATGAAAATCCGCACGATATTCGGCGGCAAGGACCCGCATCCGAACTGGTTGGTCGGTGGTGTGCCGTGCGCGATCAATGTCGATGGCGTCGGCGCGGTCGGCGCGGTCAACATGGAACGCTTGAACCTGATTTCGTCGATCATCGACCGTACCATCACCTTCATCGACCAAATCTATATTCCGGATTTACTGGCGATCGCTCAGTTTTATAAAGGCTGGTTGTACGGCGGCGGCATTTCCGGCCAAAGCTTGCTGTCTTACGGCGACATTCCGGATAAAGCCAACGACTATTCGGCAGCTAATCTGCTGATGCCGCGCGGCGCGATCATCAACGGCGACTTGAGCAAGGTCCACGAAGTCGATTTGACCGATCCGAAACAGATTCAGGAATTCGTACCACACTCCTGGTACAAATACCCGGACGAAGCGGCCGGCCTGCACCCCTGGGACGGCATCACCGATCCCAATTACAAGCTCGGCTCGAATACCAAGGGCGATCGCACCCATATTAAAGAATTGGACGAATCGGCCAAATACTCGTGGATCAAAGCGCCGCGTTGGCGCGGCCACGCGATGGAAGTCGGCCCGTTGGCCCGCTATGTGATCGGCTACGCCCAGGGCAATAAGGAAATCACCGAACAAATCAATTTTGTGCTGAAAACCCTGGACGTGCCGGTTAGCGCGCTGTTCTCGACACTGGGGCGCACCGCCGCGCGCGGCCTGGAAGCCCAGTGGGCGGCCGGCAAGATGCGTTACTTCATGGACAAACTGATCGCCAACGTCAAGGCCGGCGATTTGGCGACCGCCAACGTCGAGCGCTGGGATCCGGACACCTGGCCAAGCAGCGTCAAGGGCGTGGGTTTCACCGAAGCCCCGCGCGGCGCTCTGGGCCATTGGCTGAAAATCGAAGACACCAAGATCGCCAACTACCAATGCGTGGTGCCGACCACCTGGAACGGTTCGCCGCGCGACGAGCACGGCAATATCGGCGCCTTCGAGGCTTCGCTGATGAACACCAAGGTCGAGCGCCCGGAAGAGCCGGTCGAGATTTTGCGGACCCTGCACAGCTTCGATCCTTGCTTGGCTTGTTCGACTCATGTGATGAGTCCGGATGGACAGGAACTAACCCAAGTGAAGGTGCGTTGA
- the cybH gene encoding Ni/Fe-hydrogenase, b-type cytochrome subunit, with product MSTPTTPVYVYELPVRLWHSVNALAIVVLAVSGYLIASPLASPSGEASEHFLMGYIRFAHFAAGYVLAIGIAGRAYWAYAGNEHARQIFLPPLLKAHFWDGVWCEIRWYCFLEKQPRHYVGHNPLAILAMHFAFVWGALFMIVTGFALYGEGEGQGSWQYALFSSWLLPLFGDSQTVHTWHHLVMWLIVCFVVIHVYVAVREEKLSGQSMLSTIVTGWRVFKDDKPIDDAH from the coding sequence ATGAGCACGCCGACGACCCCGGTTTACGTCTATGAACTGCCGGTTCGCCTGTGGCATTCGGTGAATGCGTTAGCCATCGTGGTGTTGGCGGTTAGCGGCTATCTCATCGCCTCGCCTCTGGCATCGCCATCCGGCGAAGCCTCCGAGCATTTTCTGATGGGCTATATCCGTTTCGCGCATTTCGCCGCCGGCTACGTGCTGGCGATAGGCATTGCCGGCCGGGCTTACTGGGCCTATGCCGGCAACGAGCATGCTCGGCAAATCTTTCTGCCGCCGCTGCTGAAAGCGCATTTTTGGGACGGCGTGTGGTGTGAAATCCGTTGGTATTGCTTTCTGGAAAAGCAGCCGCGCCATTATGTTGGTCACAATCCGCTGGCTATCCTGGCGATGCATTTTGCCTTCGTTTGGGGTGCCTTGTTCATGATCGTCACCGGATTCGCGTTGTACGGCGAAGGCGAAGGTCAAGGCAGTTGGCAATACGCGCTGTTCAGCAGTTGGCTGCTGCCCTTGTTCGGCGACAGCCAGACCGTGCATACCTGGCATCATTTGGTGATGTGGCTCATCGTTTGTTTCGTGGTCATTCACGTCTACGTGGCGGTACGCGAGGAAAAATTGTCCGGCCAAAGCATGCTTTCGACGATAGTCACCGGCTGGCGCGTTTTCAAGGACGACAAACCCATCGACGACGCCCATTGA
- a CDS encoding HyaD/HybD family hydrogenase maturation endopeptidase, with translation MTATPRILLLGIGNLLWADEGFGVRVVEHLQKYYRFSEQVTVLDGGTQGVYLVDYVQNADVLVVFDAVDYGLPPATLKIVEDADVPNFLGAKKMSLHQTGFQEVLAMAQMLGDYPDRLLLIGVQPEELEDYGGSLRPSVKARIQPAIEVALAYLAEFGVITDRVDAPKDLADPILDIQRYEQGRPSPEQACRLGDERIVLSNAFEVRPPQASEQPSLQVDVDYRGKYGCV, from the coding sequence ATGACCGCTACGCCGCGAATTCTGTTGCTGGGCATCGGCAACCTATTGTGGGCCGACGAAGGATTCGGCGTTCGCGTCGTCGAACATCTGCAGAAATACTATCGATTCTCCGAGCAGGTCACGGTGCTGGACGGCGGTACTCAGGGCGTGTATTTGGTGGACTACGTGCAAAACGCCGACGTGCTGGTGGTGTTCGACGCGGTCGACTACGGCCTGCCGCCGGCCACCTTGAAAATTGTCGAAGATGCGGACGTCCCCAACTTTCTCGGCGCCAAGAAAATGAGCCTACACCAGACCGGCTTTCAAGAAGTATTGGCCATGGCCCAGATGTTGGGCGACTATCCGGATCGTCTGCTGCTGATCGGCGTGCAGCCGGAAGAGCTGGAGGACTACGGCGGCAGTTTGCGGCCGAGTGTGAAGGCGCGAATCCAGCCGGCGATCGAGGTTGCCCTTGCCTACCTGGCCGAGTTCGGCGTGATCACCGATCGCGTCGACGCGCCCAAGGACTTGGCGGATCCCATCCTGGACATCCAGCGCTACGAACAAGGACGCCCGTCGCCCGAACAAGCCTGCCGACTCGGCGACGAACGCATCGTGTTGTCGAATGCCTTCGAAGTGCGGCCGCCGCAAGCGTCCGAGCAACCGAGTTTACAAGTCGATGTCGACTATCGGGGGAAATACGGATGTGTATAG
- a CDS encoding class I adenylate cyclase — MINRLPAIQLGAPGEDISRKDLQAVVQRFKHFNQQRLQRVQSLLQPRQQEFLKLLPLLFHQNHPLLPGFIALDTPAGIPDYAPSKQTLDAAKQFSKGFAFKRKALRQHPIDAIYLMGSVGSMAFSRDSDIDIWLCHAPGLAADQLAELEQKARDIEKWAASLKLETHFFLMDAGQFARGENTPISKESSGETQHYLLLEEFYRTSIYIAGRIPLWWLVPPEQDHQYPQYVKHLLENRFVSEPEVIDFGGMHQVPVAEFASATLWHIFKSLTSPHKSLLKLFLMESYASEFPTPQWLCLAMKRAIYQGEFSVDSLDPYLMIYSKVDAYLRGIDGGRRLELARECFYLKIVGTGAAPIENRARQMQQDFLREVAEQWQWPDDLLDNLATVRFWDIAKAGAEHAVIRQQLQQCLKMILQFVGMPLDQAQRENQDLKLVGRKLKVELDLRPDKIEVLSTRQAVQNKPDLLVAAEVTAGSDAPVWYLFTERPSAKQLALGRAIKQGDSLLELLCWAVINGLYKKSINLHVLESGSAQAGGEAQQLLNELNQFLTRHLLSREADLAIYNRPNRVQATLLLVNWREKLPVDSSHAKQLVMSERADPLSYGDNRLCFVLGMQRLSISVWGEATLHRYSGLEGVFTCLTELFNDGVKPPAADQLQVLCYTPVRGRSIVGRLEALFARLTAIADRPVAPYQRYVTAAGGGYAMFAMSGERLSYYLLDTQPQLLQELAKPHGGYAPVFFDDYVLEQTYIPFLYQYNQPDTVQLFYHVTSKHVGVYIVDEHGALYLRQHANAGAEHVLAHYSVFFSTLIAQDRLPQVPLLKYYEIYRNSAGVISCHPAQPKLKASAMELSVRIAGETPSRLGVYCNERWFPLDDPSGYGAVRQHILGYRKASENYPFHITEIEVPCQAMGAETPDRLQTVHFLNFKQKIEDKLNI; from the coding sequence GTGATCAATCGACTTCCCGCTATTCAATTGGGCGCTCCCGGCGAAGACATCAGCCGCAAGGATTTGCAAGCCGTCGTCCAACGTTTCAAGCATTTCAATCAGCAGCGCTTGCAACGGGTGCAGAGTTTGCTGCAGCCGCGGCAACAAGAGTTTTTGAAATTGTTGCCGTTGTTGTTTCATCAAAATCACCCCTTGTTGCCCGGTTTCATCGCGCTGGATACGCCGGCCGGGATTCCCGACTACGCGCCGTCCAAACAAACGCTGGACGCGGCGAAGCAGTTCAGCAAGGGCTTTGCGTTCAAGCGCAAGGCCTTGCGCCAACATCCGATCGATGCGATCTATCTGATGGGCAGCGTCGGCAGCATGGCCTTTTCCAGGGACAGCGACATCGATATCTGGTTGTGCCACGCGCCGGGTTTGGCGGCCGACCAACTGGCCGAACTGGAACAAAAGGCCCGCGACATCGAAAAGTGGGCAGCTTCGCTAAAGCTGGAAACCCACTTTTTTCTGATGGACGCCGGCCAATTCGCGCGCGGCGAAAATACCCCGATTTCGAAGGAAAGCAGCGGGGAAACTCAACATTATCTGCTGCTGGAAGAGTTCTATCGTACATCTATTTATATTGCCGGCCGAATTCCGCTGTGGTGGCTGGTGCCGCCGGAACAGGATCATCAATATCCGCAATACGTCAAGCATTTGCTCGAAAACCGTTTCGTCTCCGAGCCTGAGGTGATCGATTTCGGCGGCATGCATCAAGTGCCGGTCGCGGAGTTCGCCAGCGCGACGCTTTGGCATATCTTCAAGTCCCTGACTTCCCCGCACAAATCGCTGTTGAAACTGTTTTTGATGGAAAGTTACGCCAGCGAATTTCCGACGCCGCAGTGGTTGTGTCTGGCTATGAAGCGCGCGATTTATCAAGGCGAGTTTAGCGTCGATAGCCTCGATCCCTATCTGATGATCTATAGCAAGGTCGACGCCTATCTGCGCGGCATCGACGGCGGACGGCGCCTGGAATTGGCCCGCGAATGTTTTTACCTGAAAATCGTCGGCACCGGCGCTGCGCCGATTGAAAACCGAGCGCGCCAGATGCAGCAGGACTTCTTGCGGGAGGTGGCCGAGCAATGGCAGTGGCCCGACGATTTGCTGGACAATTTGGCGACCGTGCGTTTTTGGGATATCGCCAAGGCCGGCGCCGAGCACGCGGTGATCCGTCAGCAGTTGCAGCAATGCCTAAAAATGATTCTGCAATTCGTCGGTATGCCCTTGGATCAAGCGCAGCGCGAAAATCAAGATTTGAAATTGGTCGGCCGTAAGTTGAAAGTCGAGTTGGATTTGCGTCCCGACAAGATCGAAGTGCTGTCCACCCGCCAGGCGGTGCAGAACAAACCGGATTTGCTGGTCGCGGCGGAAGTCACGGCGGGTTCCGACGCGCCCGTCTGGTATTTGTTTACCGAACGGCCGTCCGCCAAGCAATTAGCGCTGGGTCGGGCGATCAAACAGGGCGACAGTCTGCTTGAATTGCTGTGCTGGGCCGTGATCAACGGGCTGTATAAAAAGAGCATCAACCTGCACGTATTGGAGAGCGGTAGTGCGCAAGCCGGCGGCGAAGCGCAACAGTTGCTCAATGAGTTAAACCAGTTTCTGACCCGTCACTTGTTGAGCCGGGAAGCCGATCTGGCGATCTATAACCGCCCGAACCGCGTGCAAGCCACCTTGCTGCTGGTCAATTGGCGGGAAAAATTGCCGGTCGACAGCAGTCATGCCAAACAGCTGGTGATGAGCGAACGCGCCGATCCGCTCAGTTACGGCGACAACCGTTTGTGCTTCGTGCTGGGGATGCAACGCTTGTCGATCAGCGTGTGGGGCGAGGCAACCTTACACCGTTACAGCGGCTTGGAGGGCGTCTTCACCTGCTTGACCGAGTTATTCAACGACGGCGTCAAACCGCCGGCGGCCGATCAACTGCAGGTATTGTGCTATACTCCGGTGCGCGGCCGCAGTATCGTCGGCCGCCTCGAAGCGCTTTTCGCCAGACTGACGGCCATCGCCGATCGGCCGGTCGCGCCCTACCAGCGTTATGTCACGGCGGCCGGGGGTGGGTACGCGATGTTTGCTATGAGCGGCGAGCGTTTGAGTTATTACTTGCTGGACACTCAGCCGCAGCTGTTACAAGAGTTGGCCAAGCCGCACGGCGGCTACGCGCCGGTGTTTTTCGACGATTACGTATTGGAGCAGACCTATATCCCGTTCCTCTATCAATATAATCAGCCGGATACGGTCCAATTGTTCTACCACGTCACCAGCAAGCATGTTGGCGTTTATATCGTCGACGAGCACGGGGCGCTGTATTTGCGTCAGCATGCCAACGCCGGCGCGGAGCACGTGCTGGCCCATTATTCGGTATTTTTCTCGACCTTGATTGCCCAGGATCGCTTACCCCAGGTCCCACTCCTGAAATACTACGAGATATACCGTAACTCGGCAGGCGTGATTTCGTGCCATCCGGCCCAGCCCAAATTAAAAGCCAGCGCGATGGAACTGAGCGTGCGCATCGCCGGCGAGACGCCTAGCCGGTTGGGGGTGTATTGCAACGAGCGCTGGTTTCCGCTCGACGATCCGAGCGGCTATGGCGCGGTTCGGCAGCACATACTCGGCTACCGGAAGGCCAGCGAGAATTATCCCTTCCACATCACCGAGATCGAGGTGCCCTGTCAAGCGATGGGCGCCGAAACGCCGGATCGATTGCAAACCGTGCACTTTCTGAACTTCAAACAAAAAATCGAGGATAAATTAAACATATAG
- a CDS encoding YfiR family protein → MSNITRTCAIAVMLGYLRIASGEPVAFEQYAVLAALTLNFARFTQWPDQAFTDSDNQLKVCLVGDNVLLQSFDSINGKAVGNKAIKTLNSEKLRNLNQCHILFISEISNSLLSQVFLDIQNRRILTIGESLDFVNAGGMVAMLNVDGKIQLYVNNHAVKAAGLAISSNLLRLAKIVGEN, encoded by the coding sequence ATGTCGAATATCACTAGAACTTGTGCAATCGCCGTGATGCTGGGCTATCTGCGTATCGCGTCCGGGGAGCCGGTTGCGTTCGAACAATATGCGGTGTTGGCGGCGTTGACATTGAATTTCGCTCGTTTTACGCAATGGCCCGATCAGGCCTTCACGGATTCCGACAATCAATTGAAAGTCTGCCTGGTTGGCGATAATGTGTTATTGCAATCTTTCGATTCCATAAACGGTAAAGCGGTCGGCAATAAAGCGATTAAGACGTTAAATTCCGAGAAATTGAGGAATCTAAACCAGTGTCATATTTTGTTTATTAGCGAGATTTCCAACAGTCTGCTTTCTCAAGTATTTTTGGATATTCAAAACAGGCGGATTCTGACGATTGGAGAAAGCCTGGATTTCGTCAATGCCGGCGGAATGGTGGCGATGCTGAACGTCGACGGTAAAATACAATTGTACGTCAATAATCACGCCGTCAAGGCCGCCGGACTGGCGATCAGCTCCAATCTGCTGCGCTTGGCGAAGATAGTCGGCGAAAATTAA
- a CDS encoding HypC/HybG/HupF family hydrogenase formation chaperone, with protein MCIGIPMQIVESRGETAICAYRGQHSQIDMMLVGEQAAGTWLLVFLDTAREVLTPERAAQINDALEAMRLAMAGQTDFDHLFADLVDREPELPEFLRT; from the coding sequence ATGTGTATAGGCATTCCGATGCAGATCGTCGAATCGCGCGGCGAGACGGCGATCTGCGCTTATCGCGGTCAGCATAGTCAAATCGATATGATGCTGGTCGGCGAACAAGCGGCCGGCACTTGGTTGCTGGTATTTCTGGACACCGCCCGCGAAGTGCTCACGCCCGAACGCGCCGCGCAAATCAACGACGCGCTAGAAGCGATGCGACTGGCGATGGCCGGTCAAACCGATTTCGACCATTTGTTCGCGGACCTCGTCGATCGCGAACCCGAACTGCCGGAGTTTTTACGAACATGA
- a CDS encoding histidine phosphatase family protein gives MTVEITTVDLLRHGEACGGAVYRGSRDDELTALGWQAMEARCASGDWESVVSSPLLRCRGFGEVYAARRALPFHTLQEWREIDFGAWEGRSATEIQASDPARWAAFCERPHASPPPGGEAYADFAARVGAGWRRVIDDHAGQRVLAVCHAGVIRCLFSVLLGLPVERGFAISVPHAGLTRFTCYRDGGGEFVRLEAHLA, from the coding sequence TTGACCGTCGAGATCACCACCGTCGATTTACTCCGGCACGGCGAGGCTTGCGGCGGCGCGGTCTACCGGGGTAGTCGCGACGACGAATTGACCGCGCTTGGTTGGCAAGCCATGGAAGCGCGCTGCGCTAGCGGCGATTGGGAAAGCGTGGTCAGTTCGCCGTTACTACGGTGTCGGGGGTTCGGCGAAGTCTATGCCGCCCGTCGAGCCTTGCCGTTTCATACTTTGCAGGAGTGGCGGGAGATCGATTTCGGCGCATGGGAGGGACGGTCCGCCACCGAAATTCAAGCGTCCGACCCCGCGCGCTGGGCGGCATTTTGCGAACGCCCGCATGCCAGCCCCCCGCCCGGCGGCGAAGCCTATGCCGATTTCGCGGCGCGGGTCGGCGCGGGATGGCGGCGCGTGATCGACGACCACGCCGGTCAGCGGGTGTTGGCGGTTTGCCATGCCGGCGTGATTCGCTGCTTGTTCAGCGTTTTGCTGGGTTTGCCGGTGGAGCGCGGCTTCGCGATTTCGGTACCGCACGCCGGATTGACCCGTTTTACTTGTTACCGGGACGGCGGCGGCGAATTCGTTAGACTGGAAGCGCATCTGGCCTGA
- a CDS encoding hydrogenase small subunit, translating to MIETFYDVMRRQGITRRSFLKFCSLTAASLGLSPAFAPKIAHAMETKPRIPVLWLHGLECTCCSESFIRSGHPLAKDVILSMLSLDYDDTIMAAAGHNAEAIIDEIVEKYKGNYILAVEGNPPLAEDGMYCIIGGKPFVEQLKYAAESCKAIISWGSCASWGCVQAAKPNPTRATPVHKVPGLANKPIIKVPGCPPIAEVMTAVVAYLLTFDKLPTLDKQGRPQMFYSQRIHDKCYRRPHFDAGQFVEQWDDEAARQGHCLYKMGCKGPTTYNACSTVKWNEGTSFPIQSGHGCIGCSEDGFWDKGSFYDRLTGINQFGIEANADVVGGTAAGIVTAGIAAHAGLTALNRAKQADKQPGAE from the coding sequence ATGATCGAAACCTTTTACGATGTGATGCGCCGGCAGGGCATCACCCGCCGCAGCTTCTTGAAGTTTTGCAGCCTGACCGCCGCCTCGCTGGGTTTGAGTCCGGCGTTCGCGCCGAAAATCGCCCATGCGATGGAAACCAAACCGCGGATTCCGGTGTTGTGGCTGCACGGTCTGGAATGCACCTGTTGTTCGGAATCCTTCATCCGTTCCGGCCACCCGCTGGCGAAAGACGTGATCCTGTCCATGCTATCGCTGGACTATGACGACACCATCATGGCGGCCGCCGGTCATAACGCCGAAGCCATCATTGATGAAATCGTCGAAAAATACAAAGGCAACTACATCCTGGCCGTCGAAGGCAATCCGCCGCTGGCCGAGGACGGCATGTATTGCATCATCGGCGGCAAACCGTTTGTTGAGCAACTCAAATACGCCGCCGAGAGTTGCAAGGCCATTATTTCATGGGGCTCCTGCGCTTCGTGGGGTTGCGTGCAGGCCGCCAAACCCAATCCGACCCGCGCCACGCCGGTGCATAAAGTACCGGGTCTGGCCAACAAACCGATTATCAAAGTCCCCGGCTGCCCGCCGATCGCCGAAGTGATGACCGCCGTGGTGGCCTACCTGCTGACCTTCGATAAGCTGCCCACCTTGGACAAACAAGGCCGGCCGCAAATGTTTTACAGCCAGCGCATCCACGACAAATGCTATCGCCGGCCGCATTTCGACGCCGGCCAGTTCGTCGAGCAATGGGACGACGAAGCCGCCCGCCAAGGCCATTGTCTGTACAAAATGGGCTGCAAGGGGCCGACTACTTACAACGCCTGCTCGACCGTGAAATGGAACGAAGGTACCTCATTCCCGATCCAGTCCGGCCACGGCTGCATCGGTTGCTCGGAAGACGGTTTTTGGGATAAAGGCAGTTTCTACGACCGCCTAACCGGCATCAATCAGTTCGGCATCGAAGCCAATGCCGACGTGGTCGGCGGCACCGCCGCCGGCATCGTCACCGCCGGCATCGCCGCTCATGCCGGTCTGACTGCCTTGAACCGCGCCAAACAAGCCGATAAACAACCCGGAGCCGAATAA
- a CDS encoding TonB-dependent receptor, translating to MRKIIAGFLLAGGLAVEAATDGKDALELNVEDLLNVEVTSVSKKAQALNDAAAAIFVISNEDIKRSGATSIPEALRMAPGLDVARIDANKWAVSARGFNARFANKLLVLIDGRNTYSRLFSGTYWENQDVMMEDVERIEVIRGPGATLWGANAVNGVINVITKHSSKTQGGLVAAGGGTEEQGFGAFRYGAALGENTTGRVFVKGFKRDQNTDARGNGAGDDWDRVQGGFRIDSRLTLADDFKLQGDLYHSHLNQTLLVPSVVPPYGDLGRDKAEAYGGNVLGRWQHTFSTQSDLSLQLFYDYYRRNESWMSEGRDTLDLDFEHRLNVFDKHELIWGLGYQLTADRLGSSVIFNMSPAHRKNQLYSAFVQDEMELIDQTLWFTLGCKFEHNDFTGFEGQPTARLMWAPDLNHRFWAAMSRAVRTPSRGEANMRLTTTVAPPTAPFFVPVDLTLQGNRNQLSEDVLAYEIGYRTTMIKSLSVDVTAFYNDYAHLRDAVQGTPYFDPLRGVVVQPLLFSNNIKAKTYGVELAMVWQMLDWWRWDANYSVLKTELPSAATAVIGVSPQQRVNLRSAINVIPELDFDVWFRYVDTNASATSGGDRYIRDYVTMDARLAWRPAAGLEVSLVGQNLLTSSHLEYVQENLVVPTLIDRGMYGKISWSF from the coding sequence ATGAGAAAAATAATCGCCGGTTTTCTGTTGGCAGGGGGGCTGGCGGTTGAAGCCGCAACAGATGGTAAAGATGCGCTGGAATTGAATGTCGAGGATCTGCTCAATGTCGAAGTGACATCGGTGTCGAAAAAAGCTCAAGCGCTGAACGATGCCGCCGCCGCGATTTTCGTGATCAGCAACGAAGACATTAAACGGTCCGGCGCCACCAGCATACCGGAGGCTTTGCGGATGGCGCCGGGTCTGGACGTGGCGCGGATCGATGCGAACAAATGGGCGGTCAGCGCGCGCGGCTTTAACGCCCGCTTTGCCAATAAGCTGTTGGTATTGATCGACGGCCGCAACACCTACAGCCGGCTGTTTTCCGGTACCTACTGGGAAAATCAGGATGTGATGATGGAGGATGTCGAGCGTATCGAAGTGATACGCGGACCCGGCGCGACTCTGTGGGGGGCGAACGCGGTCAACGGCGTGATCAACGTCATCACCAAGCACAGTTCTAAAACCCAGGGCGGTTTGGTTGCGGCGGGCGGCGGTACCGAGGAGCAGGGTTTCGGTGCGTTTCGTTACGGCGCGGCGTTGGGCGAGAACACCACCGGTCGAGTCTTCGTCAAGGGCTTCAAGCGCGACCAAAACACCGATGCGCGCGGCAATGGCGCCGGCGACGATTGGGACCGAGTCCAGGGCGGGTTTCGTATCGATTCCCGGCTGACGCTGGCCGACGATTTTAAATTGCAGGGCGATCTCTATCACAGCCATCTGAATCAAACCCTGCTGGTGCCCAGTGTCGTTCCTCCCTATGGCGACCTGGGTCGCGACAAGGCCGAAGCCTACGGCGGTAACGTCTTGGGCCGCTGGCAGCACACGTTCTCCACCCAGTCCGATCTGTCGTTGCAGTTGTTTTACGATTACTACCGGCGTAACGAAAGTTGGATGTCCGAAGGCCGCGATACGCTGGATTTGGATTTCGAGCACCGCCTCAACGTCTTCGACAAGCATGAGTTGATCTGGGGCTTGGGTTATCAACTCACCGCCGACAGGCTCGGTTCCAGCGTAATTTTCAATATGTCGCCGGCCCACCGAAAAAATCAACTCTATAGCGCTTTCGTCCAGGACGAGATGGAGCTGATCGATCAAACCCTATGGTTTACGCTGGGTTGCAAATTCGAGCACAATGATTTCACCGGCTTCGAAGGTCAGCCGACCGCGCGCCTGATGTGGGCGCCCGACTTGAATCATCGGTTTTGGGCGGCCATGTCGCGAGCGGTGCGTACGCCCTCTCGGGGCGAAGCGAATATGCGCTTGACGACTACCGTGGCACCGCCGACCGCACCTTTCTTCGTGCCGGTGGACTTGACGCTGCAAGGTAACCGAAATCAGCTTAGCGAGGATGTACTCGCCTACGAGATTGGCTACCGAACGACGATGATTAAGTCGTTGTCGGTGGATGTGACGGCGTTTTATAACGACTACGCCCATTTACGCGATGCCGTGCAAGGCACGCCTTATTTCGATCCGTTGCGCGGCGTCGTAGTCCAACCCTTGCTGTTCAGCAACAATATAAAAGCCAAGACTTACGGCGTCGAGCTGGCGATGGTCTGGCAAATGTTGGATTGGTGGCGCTGGGACGCCAATTACAGTGTGTTGAAAACCGAATTGCCGTCGGCGGCAACGGCGGTGATCGGTGTGAGCCCGCAACAGCGGGTCAATCTGCGTAGCGCAATCAACGTTATCCCGGAGCTGGACTTCGATGTCTGGTTTCGCTACGTCGATACCAATGCCTCCGCGACGTCCGGCGGCGACCGCTATATTCGCGACTACGTGACCATGGACGCCCGGTTGGCTTGGCGGCCGGCGGCCGGATTGGAAGTCTCGCTGGTCGGACAAAACTTGTTAACGAGCAGTCATTTGGAATATGTACAGGAGAATTTGGTGGTCCCGACGCTGATCGATCGCGGTATGTACGGCAAAATCAGTTGGAGTTTTTAA